A genomic segment from Truepera sp. encodes:
- a CDS encoding ABC transporter ATP-binding protein, whose amino-acid sequence MNPALLELRTVESGYVKQLRVLKGVSLTVRAGTCVTVLGSNGAGKSTMLKTIMGLVEDEPRKGTVMVMGKNMTRAATERISQAGIAYVVEDRGMFPDLTVSESLRLGAFHRSDRTAVNEDLERMFGYFPRLAERLKQDSGTLSGGEQQMLAIARALMSRPKLLMLDEPSLGLAPMLVEEIFGVIREINQEGMGILLVEQNANQALAIADYGYVLEGGRFVLEGDAGELRANENVQEFYLGVRASGDEPRLHVRRRRRRWN is encoded by the coding sequence GTGAACCCGGCCTTGCTCGAGCTGAGGACCGTCGAGAGCGGTTACGTCAAGCAGCTTCGGGTCTTGAAGGGCGTGTCGCTGACGGTACGGGCCGGCACGTGCGTGACCGTGCTTGGTTCCAACGGTGCCGGCAAGAGCACGATGCTGAAGACCATCATGGGCCTGGTGGAAGACGAGCCGCGCAAGGGAACCGTCATGGTGATGGGCAAGAACATGACGCGAGCGGCCACGGAGCGCATCTCGCAGGCCGGCATCGCGTACGTGGTCGAGGACCGCGGGATGTTCCCGGACCTGACGGTGTCGGAGAGCCTCAGGTTGGGCGCCTTCCACCGCTCCGACCGCACCGCCGTGAACGAAGACCTGGAGCGCATGTTCGGCTACTTCCCACGCTTGGCGGAGCGGCTGAAGCAAGACTCCGGCACGCTGTCGGGCGGCGAACAGCAGATGCTCGCCATCGCCCGCGCCCTCATGAGCCGACCCAAGCTCCTCATGCTCGACGAGCCGAGCCTCGGCCTGGCTCCCATGCTGGTCGAGGAGATCTTCGGGGTCATCCGCGAGATCAACCAGGAGGGCATGGGAATCCTGCTCGTCGAGCAGAACGCCAACCAGGCGCTGGCCATCGCCGACTACGGTTACGTCCTCGAAGGCGGCCGCTTCGTGCTGGAGGGCGACGCAGGCGAGTTGCGCGCCAACGAGAACGTGCAGGAGTTCTACCTCGGGGTCAGGGCGAGCGGTGACGAGCCTCGGCTACACGTTCGCAGGCGAAGGCGGCGTTGGAACTAG
- a CDS encoding ABC transporter ATP-binding protein: MLQLDSVTLSFRGLTALSGVSAGVSEGEVVAVIGPNGAGKTSLFNIICGFYRPDTGTVTWQGREITGMAPHMVARSGIGRSFQNIELFKSLTCLDNLLLGRHLHVKSNLFSAMLATRSWVRDEVAQRRRAEELMDLLDLQAYRDQPVGALPYGVQKLIEVARALASEPRLLLLDEPAAGMTVEEKDDMMVTLLRLRRDLNLTMLVVEHDLRVVSRLADRVVVLDHGNKIADGTPHEVQDDPAVVRAYLGSTKLAGPTTGADAGAQAEKVLK; this comes from the coding sequence ATGCTGCAACTCGACTCGGTGACGCTCTCGTTCCGTGGCCTGACCGCGCTGTCCGGCGTGTCGGCGGGCGTCAGCGAGGGCGAGGTCGTCGCCGTCATCGGCCCGAACGGCGCCGGCAAGACGAGCCTGTTCAACATCATCTGCGGCTTCTACCGCCCCGACACGGGAACCGTCACGTGGCAAGGCCGCGAGATCACGGGAATGGCGCCACACATGGTGGCGCGCTCGGGGATCGGGCGGTCGTTCCAGAACATCGAACTGTTCAAGTCGCTCACGTGCCTGGACAACCTCCTCCTAGGCCGGCACCTGCACGTGAAGTCCAACCTGTTCTCCGCCATGTTGGCCACCCGCTCGTGGGTCCGAGACGAGGTCGCGCAGCGCCGCCGGGCCGAGGAGCTGATGGACCTCCTCGACCTACAAGCCTACCGCGACCAACCGGTCGGGGCGCTGCCCTACGGGGTGCAGAAGCTCATCGAGGTGGCCCGGGCACTGGCGTCCGAGCCCAGGCTGCTGCTGCTAGACGAGCCGGCCGCCGGCATGACCGTCGAGGAGAAGGACGACATGATGGTCACGCTGCTAAGGCTGCGCCGCGACCTGAACCTCACCATGCTGGTCGTCGAGCACGACCTTCGGGTGGTCAGCCGGCTGGCGGACCGCGTCGTCGTTCTCGACCACGGGAACAAGATCGCCGATGGCACGCCACACGAAGTGCAGGACGACCCGGCGGTAGTGCGCGCTTACCTTGGAAGCACGAAGCTGGCCGGCCCTACGACCGGGGCGGATGCCGGGGCCCAGGCCGAAAAGGTCCTCAAGTGA
- a CDS encoding ABC transporter substrate-binding protein has translation MKRIIAFVVLGALLAFSFAAEPGITDTEIKIGNWGPQSGPAAAWGTVTTAIDAYFQYINDQGGIHGRKLVLVSRDDGYDPARTVAAVRELIDRENVFAFVGGVGTANGLAAMPLLKRAGVPWVGPATGSEVFAEQSDGLIYTTFTDYVVEASLMTRYAVQTLGSKNIAIFYQNDGYGQAGLRGLEAEIERLKADGYDVTVGDKVPYERGTTNQGVQALRLRGSGADTVLLFSDPTAAATLVGELQRLDFKPQMLATVTLLDPSLLSNPGMQGALFSVFLRLPSVIVGEGNGDPIADQIYKDVVVAYAPQVAADPFRALAGVAFAEPLVLALEAAGRDVTRASFEEALSNITGYTTGLYHDLSFADGYQGNNSVMLLQVTPQGLRPVSDWLTL, from the coding sequence ATGAAGCGGATCATCGCGTTCGTCGTTCTCGGTGCACTACTGGCTTTCAGCTTCGCAGCGGAGCCGGGCATCACGGATACCGAGATCAAGATCGGCAACTGGGGCCCGCAGTCCGGCCCCGCGGCCGCCTGGGGCACGGTCACCACGGCCATCGACGCCTACTTCCAGTACATCAACGACCAGGGTGGCATCCACGGCCGCAAGCTGGTCCTCGTCTCCCGTGACGACGGCTACGACCCGGCCCGCACCGTCGCCGCCGTACGTGAACTCATCGACCGCGAGAACGTCTTCGCGTTCGTGGGCGGGGTAGGCACGGCCAACGGCCTGGCGGCCATGCCGCTACTCAAGCGGGCAGGCGTGCCGTGGGTGGGGCCCGCCACGGGCTCCGAGGTCTTCGCCGAGCAATCGGACGGCCTGATCTACACGACCTTCACCGACTACGTCGTGGAGGCCTCCCTCATGACCCGCTACGCCGTCCAGACGCTGGGCAGCAAGAACATCGCCATCTTCTACCAGAATGACGGCTACGGCCAGGCCGGCCTGCGCGGTCTCGAGGCGGAGATCGAGCGCCTCAAGGCCGACGGCTACGACGTGACCGTGGGCGACAAGGTGCCGTACGAACGCGGCACCACCAACCAGGGCGTGCAGGCGTTGCGCCTTCGCGGTTCGGGCGCCGACACCGTGCTCCTCTTCTCCGACCCCACCGCCGCCGCAACGCTCGTAGGCGAGCTTCAGCGCCTCGACTTCAAGCCGCAGATGCTCGCCACCGTAACGCTCCTCGACCCGAGCCTGCTCTCCAACCCGGGGATGCAGGGCGCGCTCTTCTCCGTGTTCCTCCGCCTGCCGTCCGTCATCGTGGGCGAGGGTAACGGCGACCCGATCGCCGATCAGATCTATAAGGACGTGGTTGTGGCCTACGCTCCACAGGTCGCGGCCGACCCGTTCCGGGCCCTCGCCGGCGTGGCGTTCGCCGAGCCCCTCGTGCTTGCCCTCGAGGCCGCGGGCCGCGACGTGACCCGCGCCTCCTTCGAGGAGGCCCTCTCCAACATCACCGGCTACACGACGGGGCTCTACCACGACCTGTCGTTCGCCGACGGCTACCAAGGCAACAACTCCGTCATGCTCCTGCAGGTGACCCCGCAGGGCCTCCGGCCCGTCTCCGACTGGCTCACGCTCTAA
- a CDS encoding branched-chain amino acid ABC transporter permease translates to MGGLDTLVQSFVSGASFGSVYALVALGLVLLYRTTRILNFAHGDLGVTGTFIAYTLLTQLRIPFGLSFLLALVAAAIIGMLVYLLLVRPAKNQSELGLLILTLGLALALGGLDALFFGNDNKIVPTLVTDRILRFGGVSLSLVSIVTALLGVVLMVALWALLTYTKLGVAMRAVAQREDVAEAMGLPVRTVLMATWAAAAVLATAAALLFAPTTLLNPTMMLDPLSKGFVAAVIGGMNSLPGAVLGGYMLGILELLVGVYVSLEFKASFAFLVVILVLVLKPHGLLGRPDVKRV, encoded by the coding sequence ATGGGCGGTCTGGACACCCTCGTCCAGAGCTTCGTGAGCGGCGCCAGCTTCGGGAGCGTCTACGCCCTCGTGGCGCTAGGGCTCGTGCTCCTCTACCGCACCACCCGCATCCTCAACTTCGCGCACGGCGACCTGGGAGTGACGGGCACCTTCATCGCCTACACGCTCCTCACGCAACTGCGCATCCCGTTCGGCCTCTCGTTCCTGCTCGCCCTGGTTGCCGCCGCGATCATCGGCATGCTCGTCTACTTGCTGCTGGTGCGGCCCGCCAAGAACCAGAGCGAGCTGGGGCTCCTCATCCTCACCCTGGGGCTGGCGCTGGCACTGGGCGGGCTCGACGCACTCTTCTTCGGCAACGACAACAAGATCGTGCCCACACTCGTGACCGACAGGATCTTGCGCTTCGGCGGCGTGTCGCTCAGCCTCGTCTCCATAGTCACGGCGCTCTTGGGCGTCGTGCTCATGGTCGCGCTCTGGGCCCTCCTCACCTACACGAAGCTCGGCGTCGCCATGCGCGCCGTGGCCCAGCGCGAGGACGTGGCCGAGGCGATGGGCCTGCCCGTCCGCACCGTGCTCATGGCCACCTGGGCCGCGGCCGCCGTGCTTGCCACCGCCGCGGCGCTGCTGTTCGCGCCCACCACCCTCCTCAACCCGACCATGATGCTCGACCCTCTCAGCAAGGGCTTCGTCGCCGCAGTTATCGGGGGCATGAACTCGCTACCGGGGGCCGTGCTGGGCGGCTACATGCTGGGCATCCTCGAGTTGCTGGTGGGCGTCTACGTGTCCCTCGAGTTCAAGGCCTCTTTCGCGTTCCTCGTCGTGATCCTGGTGCTGGTGCTGAAGCCTCACGGATTGCTTGGGAGGCCCGACGTGAAACGCGTCTGA
- a CDS encoding branched-chain amino acid ABC transporter permease: MLFRERYENDLWLIRGSQAWVVAGLAGALLLALPFLVKGYLIYNFTLFFVYALVALSLTVLVGLTGQVSLGHAGFLAAGAYVHAVLTQHDWPFLLALLAAMAVSAVLGVIIGVPSLRLEGPYLAIATLGFGLAIQQILNNWAFVGASTGTIVDRPVLLGIDFYGDRAYYYLVLLLAGVVTWMLFNIERSHIGRAFRATRDADLAAQMSGIGLARYKTLAFVISATVAGLAGALYGPLVGYITPESFNLMLSIKFLLMTLVGGLGFLPGALLGAGFITGLDVYLSTFRAWSQLVFGAVVIAIMMLEPAGLYGRWLKIRRFWKSWPL, encoded by the coding sequence ATGCTCTTCCGTGAACGCTACGAGAACGACCTGTGGTTGATCCGAGGATCGCAGGCGTGGGTGGTGGCGGGCCTCGCAGGAGCGTTGCTACTGGCACTGCCCTTCCTGGTTAAGGGCTACCTCATCTACAACTTCACCCTGTTCTTCGTCTACGCGTTGGTGGCTCTCTCGCTCACCGTGTTGGTGGGCCTGACCGGCCAGGTCTCGCTGGGGCACGCGGGCTTCCTGGCGGCCGGGGCTTACGTCCACGCGGTACTCACGCAGCACGACTGGCCGTTCCTGCTCGCGCTGTTGGCCGCCATGGCCGTGTCAGCGGTGCTTGGGGTCATCATCGGCGTGCCGTCGCTGCGGCTGGAGGGCCCGTACCTGGCCATCGCCACGCTCGGTTTCGGCTTGGCCATCCAGCAGATCCTCAACAACTGGGCGTTCGTGGGCGCCTCCACCGGCACCATCGTCGACCGGCCGGTGCTGCTAGGCATCGACTTCTACGGCGACCGCGCGTACTACTACCTGGTGCTGCTGTTGGCCGGCGTAGTCACCTGGATGCTGTTCAACATCGAGCGGTCGCACATCGGCCGCGCCTTCCGCGCCACGCGCGACGCCGACCTGGCCGCCCAGATGAGCGGCATCGGGCTGGCCCGCTACAAGACCCTCGCGTTCGTGATCTCGGCGACGGTGGCCGGCCTCGCCGGGGCGCTCTACGGCCCGCTGGTCGGCTACATCACGCCCGAGAGCTTCAACCTCATGCTCTCCATCAAGTTCCTGCTGATGACCCTGGTGGGCGGGCTGGGCTTCCTGCCCGGGGCCCTGCTGGGGGCGGGGTTCATCACCGGCCTCGACGTCTACCTCTCCACCTTCCGCGCCTGGTCGCAGTTAGTCTTCGGCGCCGTGGTGATCGCCATCATGATGCTCGAGCCCGCCGGCCTCTACGGGCGCTGGCTCAAGATCAGGCGCTTCTGGAAGTCGTGGCCCCTGTGA